The Geothrix oryzae DNA window GTCTCCGCCAAGGATCTGGTGCTGCACCTCCTGGCCCAGCCCCTCATCCGCGAGGGCGGCGCCATCGGCCATGTGGTGGAGTACCAGGGTCCGGCCCTGGCGGACCTCGACACCGACGAGCGGGCCACCCTCACCAACATGGCCGCGGAGATCGGCGGATTCACGGGACTCATCGCCCCGGATGGGGAGACGGTGCGCTTCGTGCGGGAGCGCCGCGGCGTGGACCTGGTGCTGGAACCCTGGATGGGCGGGGATGAGGGGGCCGACTACGCCCAGACCCTCACCGTGGACTGCGGGGCCCTGGGGCCCATGCTGGCCCGGCCCGGCGACCCGGGGAATGGGGTGGCCCTGGCGGACCTGGGCGAACTGGTGCCCATCGACATCGCCTACTTGGGCAGCTGCACCGGCGGCAAGCGCGAAGACCTGCGCCGGGCTTACGAGGTGGTGAAGGCGGCTGCCGCCGAGGGGCGGCGGGTGGCCGATGGCGTGCAGTTCTTCGTCCAGTGCGGCAGCGAGGATGTGCGCCGTCATGCGGCCGAGCAGGGTTGGCTGGCGGCTTTCGAGGCCGTGGGGGCCGTGGTGCTGGGCAGCTCCTGCGGGGCCTGCATCAACGCGGGCCCTGGCATCTCCACCCGCCCGGACCAGGTGACCATCAGCGCCATCAACCGCAACTTCCCGGGCCGCAGCGGGCCGGGCCGGATGTGGCTGGCCAGCCCGGCCACCGTCGCCGCCAGCGCGCTGGCAGGGCGCATCACGGGGCCCTGAGAAAGACCGGCTCGAAATCGCCGGGGAGCCCGGTAAGGTGGCTGGGTGGACCCGGGGCCGATGCCGGCGCGCCGGGCCACCCGCCGGAGATCCCCACTGATGTCATCCGTCCGCCTCTGCTCTCTGCTCCTGTCCTCGAGTTGGCTGTGGGCGGAAGTCCCGATTCCAAGCCAGGGCGCCCCGATCCCCACGAATCCGGCCCCCAAGGCCCCGGAATCAGCCATGGCGACTCCGGCGATGGGTTCTTCTTCGGATCCGGATCGCTTCTCCAACCTGCCCCGGCTGCTGCTGGACGATGCGGGGCATGTCGTCAGCGCCCCCGCGCGCTGGGATCGCTCGGACTGGGTCGCGGTCGGGGCGGGGACCGCGGCGGTGGTGGGCGTGGGCCTGCTGCTGGATCGCTCGACGGACCGGTTCATGACGAACCACGCCAACGCCTCCTGGGATCGCGCCGCCAAGAATGTCCAGAAGTTCGGGGGCACGCCCAGCGTGCTGATCGCCGGGGGCACCTACCTCGCGGGAGTGGCCTTCAAGGATCCTGAAGTGCGGGCCACGGGCATCGACACCATGGTGACGATGGGGCTCGCCCAGCTCCTGCTCACGATTCCGCTGAAGACCGTGGCCGGCCGATCGAGGCCCAACGAAGGCAAGGGCACCCACGACTTCCACCCCCTGAACGGCGGGGCGTCCTTCCCTTCGGGTCACACCACCCAGGCGTTTGCCCTGGCCTCGGTCATCTCCGAGCACGCGGACCGTCCCTGGGTGTCCGGCCTTTCCTATGGGCTGGCGGGGCTGGTGGGCCTGTCGCGCGTGGAGCAGCGACAGCACTTCCTGTCCGATGTGGTGGCGGGGGGGCTGATCGGCACCTTCGTCGGCAAGGCGGTGGTGGCCCACAACCAGGCCCTGCGGGCCGATGCGCGCCGGAAGGTGTCCATGTCCTTCTCGCCGATCTTCCAGCCGGGCGGCTACGGGGTCAGCGTGGCCATGGTGTTCTGACGGCCATCGACCAGACGAAGGCCAGGAAGGTTCCCACCGCGGTCAGGCTGAAGACGAGGACGGCGCCGGCGGCGCAGTCCTTCGAGATCTTGATGGCGGGGTGGATCTCCGGGTGCAGGTGGTCGAGGGCGTGCTCCAGCGCCGTGTTGAAGAGCTCGGCGGCGAGCACCAGCCCGCAGTTGAGCAGCAGCAGGGCCCACCAGATCGCCGGCGGACGCAGGGCGATCAGCAACACCACCGCCGCCAGCGCCATCAGGCTCTGGAAGCGGAAGCTGGCTTCCAGCTGCCAGGCGGTGCGGATCCCCTGGAGGCTGTACGAGAATCGCTTGGGAAACGGCTGGTTCTTCATGCGGTCCTTGGAGGAAACGGTCCATTGTGACAGCGCCGTTTCCCGAGCCTAGCGCTTCACTTTCAAAGTGTGTGAATCTGGGAAATCCGCGGGCCCACCCGTTTCCCCGAGAGTTCTTCGATGCCCGATCCCGTCGCCGCCGCGCGCTACCATGCCCTCCTGCTGGCGGGCCTCGCGCGCGCGGGCGCACCGGCGCCTGAGCCGGGCGCCAGGATCCTGGTGGTGGACACGGCCCGCCAGCGCCTCGGGCTTCTGGAGGGCGGTCGGCTGTCGTTTGAAGCAGTCATCTCCACCGCGAAAAACGGCCTGGGCTGCGAGGAGAACTCCTATCGCACGCCCACGGGCTGGCACCGCATCCACGCGCGCGTCGGGGCGGGGGCCGAATCCGGGGCCGTCTTCCGCAGCCGCGTGGCCACGGGTGAGGTGTGGCGGGGGGAACCGCGCGACGAGGACCTGATCCTGACGCGGGTGCTCACCCTGGATGGCCTGGAGGAGGGATGGAACCGGGGCCCGGGGCGGGATTCGCTGGCGCGGTTCATCTACCTGCACGGCACCAACCAGGAATCCCAGCTGGGCTCGCCCGTCTCCCACGGCTGCGTGCGGCTGGCCAATGCCGAGGTGGCCGATCTCTTCGAGCGCGTGGCGGAAGGGGATCTGGTGCTCATCAGCGGGGACTCCCCCGGCGATGATCTAGCCGGCGACCTGGGCGGTGGCCTGGGCCTGGGCCGCCTGCATTTCGCGGGCGTGGCCGGCAGCGGCATGAGCGCCCTGGCCCAGTTCGTGGCCCTCAAGGGCGGGCGGGCCAGCGGCAGTGATCGCAGCTTCGATCGGCACCAGAGGCCCGAGGCGCGGGCCCAGCTGGAAGCCCTGGGCGTGGCGATCCATCCCCAGGATGGCTCGGGCCTGGAAGGCGATTGCGCCGCGCTGGTGGTGTCCACGGCGGTGGAGGAGGAGGTTCCGGATCTGGTGGCGGCCCGGCGCCTGGGCGTACCCGTGATCCACCGCTCCGAGTTGCTAGCGCACCTCGTGGCGCGGTACCGCACCGTGGCGGTGACCGGCACGAGCGGGAAATCCACCACCGTGGCCATGATCTTCGAGATCCTGCGGGGCGCGGGCCGGGATCCTTCCGTCGTCACGGGGGGCGAGCTGGTGGCGCTGCAGCGCGAGGGCCGCTGGGGCAATGCCTGGGCGGGAGCCTCCGACCTGCTGGTCATCGAGGCCGATGAAAGCGATGGCTCCGTGGTGCGCTACCACGCGGCCGTAGGCGTGATCCTGAACCTGCAGCGGGACCACAAGGAGATGGGGGCCGTGGCGGAGATGTTCCACGCCTTCCGGGCCCAGGTGCGGGAGACGGCCGTGGTGGGCGAGTCGGAGAACCTGCGCGGGTTCGCCGGGGGAGGGACGGTCTTCGGCTTCGGGTCCGGGGCCGGGTTCCGCGGGGAGGCCCTGCGGCTGGCGCCGGAAGGCTCCTGCTTCAGCGTGCAGGGCGTGCCGTTCCGCCTGCCGGTGCCGGGCCGCCACAATGCCGAAAACGCCCTGGCCGCCCTCGCGGCGTGCCACGCCCTGGGCGTGCCGCTGGCCGCCATGGTGGAACCGCTGGCCCGGTTCCAGGGCGTGGCCCGGCGCTTCCAGGTGCTGGGCACGCGGCGCGGAGTCACCGTGGTGGATGACTTCGGCCACAACCCGGCCAAGGTGGCCGCCTCGATCCGCGCCGCGCACCTGCGGGTGGGGGCCGCCGGCGGTCGCGTGCTGGCGGTCTTCCAGCCCCACGGCTACGGCCCGCTCAAGTTCCTCCGCGCCGATTTCGTGGAGTCCTTCGCCGCGGAACTGGCGCCCGGCGACCGGCTCTGGTTCCTGGAGGTCTTCTACGCGGGAGGCACCGCCGCCCGGGACATCAGCTCCGCCGAGGTCGTGGCGGACCTCGCGGCCCGCGGCGTGGCCGCCGAACATGCGCCGACGCGGGAATGGCTGGTGGATCGGCTGGTGGCCGAGGCGGGACCCGGCGACCTCATCCTGGTGATGGGTGCGCGGGACCCTTCGCTGACGGACCTGGCCTTCACCCTCCTCCAGGGGCTCTCAGAACGCGAACTCGAAGATGAATTTGAGGGTCCACCGCTCTGACGCGGCGGTGAGCCCGCGACCGAGGCCGACATTGAACACGAGGGGGGCGTGGTCCACATCGAGCGTCAGGAACAGGCGCTGGCTCTGCTCCCGCGAGAGGTCCACCTGATTCAGCAGGCCGTGGTCGAGGTAGAGCTCCAGCCCCGGGGCGGCAGTCTTCCACCGGGTGTAGGTGGCCTTCCAGGCCGTGGCGAAATCCGGGGTGCCGCGCCCCTGGCCGTCGGAGAGCGGCCAGGTGAAGACCGGGTTCACGGCTAGGAGCCAGTCCTGGCCCTGGACGCCCGCGAGGCCGCGCAGTTCGGTCTCCCAGCGCAGGTCGGAGAAGCTGCGGTTCGTGCGGGCAACCTCGAGGTTGAGGCCGAGGAAGGGCCCCGTGGCCTCCTCGCCCGCGCCCCGGATGGGCAGCCATTTCAGGCGGAACTTGGGCCCCGAGAACCGGTAGTGGTGGTCGGTGTCGAGGGCCGTCGGCAGGTAGAGGCCGATGTCGAGAGAGGGCAGGAGCCCGTACGAGATCTCGGGGGTGAGGTTCCAGGATCCATTGAAGGGCAGCCCGGGCGGCGCCTCCTTGGGCCCCTGCAGGATCCGGTTGAGGTGCAGTTCCAGCCCCACTTTCCCGGGTTTCTGGATGTCGTTGGTGTAGACCTGGATCTCGTCCGCGAATCCCTGGGCGCTCAAAGCGCCCCCGGGCAGCAGGAGAAGGCACAGCGCCAGGGGGCGGGACCACGCTCGGAACATACGACCTCTCGGATGATCGCTAGAAAGTAGTCGAGACAGGTATTTCGTGCCAGGGCTTTTCGGGGTCGGGCGCCTCCCGGGGGGCTCTCGCCTACACTGGGACCATGACGCCTTCGACCCTCCGCGCTGTCATGGCCGCCCTCCGCAAGCCGGAGAGCGGCTGTCCCTGGGACCTGAAGCAGGACCATCAGACGCTGGTCCGCTACCTCCGCGAGGAGGCGGCGGAGGTGCTCGACGCGCTGGCGGCGCACCGGCCCGGGGACGCCGCCACGGAAGTGCACCTCTGTGAGGAGCTCGGCGACCTCTGGCTGCAGATCGCCTTCCACGCCCAGCTGGCGGCGGATCGCGGCGCCTGGGACCTCCACGAGGTGGAGCGGGCGGTGGTGGAGAAGCTGGTGCGCCGCCATCCCCATGTGTTCGCCGAGGTGGAGGTGGCGGGTGCCGAGGAGGTGCTCACCAACTGGGCCGCCATCAAGCGCGAGGAGAAGGGGCTCGGGCCCGAATCGGAGCCCCGGCTGCTGGAGGGCATCCCGGCTTCCATGTCCCCCATGGACGAGGCTCTGGAAATCGGCCGGCGCTGCGCCAAGGTGGGCTTTGAATGGCCGGATCTCGAAGGCGTCCTCGACAAGGTGAAGGAGGAGGTGGCCGAGCTGCAGGCCGAATCCGACCCCGTGCGCGTGGAAGAGGAGTTCGGCGATGTGCTCTTCAGCCTCATGCAGTGGGCCCGGAAGAAGGGCGTGGATCCCGACGCGGCCCTGCGCCGCCAGATGATCCGCTTCAAGGGGCGCTTCGAGTCCGTGGAGGATGACGCCCGGGCCGCCGGAGGCTGGGACCACCGCGACCTTGATCAGATGGAAGCGGCTTGGCAGGCGGCGAAGCGGAAGGCGAAGCCATGATGGCGCTGCTCGCCCCGCGGGGTGGCACGCCGCCGCCTGCAGCCGTGCTGCTGCTCGTCCCGGTGGTGTTCCTGGGGGTGTCCTGGCTCACCAACCGGCTCATGGGTCTTCCGGCCCTCTACGCGGCCTTCCCGGCCGATCCCACGGATCCCATCGAGAGGAACCTGGGCTGGCAGCAGATCGAATTCGGCGCCCTGCGGGGGCACTCGCCCATCTCCCTCAAGGTGGGGCGGCGCTGCCTCCACCTGAAGCAGCCCTTTCCCTTCCAGCCCGCCTGGTGGCAGGGGCCCGCCTCCATCCCCTGGGACCAGATCCGGATCGAGAAGGAGGCGAATGCCTCCGCCTGGGCTTTCATGAGCGCCGCCGAGTTCCGGCTGGGGCCGGAAGGCCGCTTGATCCGCCTGCGCGGCAGGGCCGCCCGGCGGCTCCAGGACCTGGTGAAACGGCGTCAGGAATGCGGCCCGCCCGCGGCAGGGCCGATCAGGCCCCGCTGACATTTATTTGGATGAGCATTGAATGAGGTCGCGCCGCGAACGCAGAGACCGATCAGTTGAGGTTCAGCCGCAGGACACCCCAGGCGGAGGCGCTGTAGAGGATCCCATTGCGGAAGGCGAGGCCCGAGCCGGTGAAGTTCAGGGTGGCGGGCGTGTTGAAGACCGGCACCCGGCAGGCCACGCCGCTGGAGGAGATCTGCAAGGGCCCCCACCCGCCGATGTCCTGGACGAGGAGGCTGCCGTTGCGGTCCACGGCGATGCCGGATGGGGCGTAGAGGAGCTTGCCCACATCCGCCACGCTGGCGCTACCCGCGCTGCCCAGGGTGAACCGGAGGGTGGTCACCCCTCCCTCGGGGCTGATTCGGCGAATGGCGGCATTGCCGAAGTCCGCCACGAAGAGGATGCCTGAAGGATCCACAGCGAGGCCGTAGGGATGGTCGAACCTCGCCGAGGCGCCGATGCCGTCGGTCGACCCGGCCTGACCGGCCATTCCGGCCAGGGTGGTGACCAGGCCATCGGGGCCCATGCGCCGGATGGCATTGCCGTCGGTCACATAGAGGTTGCCCTGGGCATCGGCGGCGAGCCCTGCGGGCGCGCTGAACCGGGCCTGGGAGCCCAGGCCGTCCTGCGTCCCCGTCTGACCGGCCGCGCCGGCCACCGTCGTGACCTGCCCGGCGGGCGTGATCTTCCGAAGGGTCGCGTTCAGGGCATCCGTGACGAAGACATTGCCGGACCCGTCGACAGCCGTGCTCACGGCCGCGCCGAACAGGGCCTGGGAGGCCGGTCCGTCGAGGGCCCCGCTCTGGTTGGGGACTCCGGCGTAGGTGCTGACGGTGCCCGCGGGGGTGATTTTCAGGATCGTGTTGTTGCTGGCGGGGAGGAAGACATTGCCTGCGGCGTCCATGCCGAAGTTCACGGGACCGAAGAGGGCGGGCCTCCGCTGGCCCGCCAGGGTGGTCACCTCGCCATCGGGCTTGATGGCACGGATCGCACTGTTCTGGTAGTCGGCGACCAGCACCTGCCCCGCGGCATCCACGGTCAATCCGGAGATGGTGGAGAACCTGGCCGTGGCCCCGGGACCATCGACCCAGCCCAATTTCCCTTCCACGCCGGCGAAGATCGAGACCGCGCCCGCCGGGGTGATCCTGGCGATGGCGTTCTCCCCGCCCACGAAGAGGCTGCCGTCGGGCCCGAGCGCCAGGGCGTTGGGGTTCCAGAGGGGCAGGGTGGTCGGCCAGGGGGCGCGGGTGGTGACGACACCTCCAGGGGTGATCGACCGGACGGCCCAGTTGCCGCTGTCCACCACGAGGAGGCTGCCGGAGGCATCCACCACGAGCCCGCTCGGTCGGACGAACCGGGCCGAAATCCCGGCCCCATCGATGCGTCCCGTCATCCCGGGCGATCCGGCGAGGGTGCTCACCTGCCCCTGGGGCGTGACCAGCCGGATGGTGTGGTTTCCGGTGTCCGCCACATAGATGTTCTCGGCGGCGTCCACGGCCAGGCCCTTGGGGTAGTTGAACAGGGCCGAGGCCCCCACGCCGTCCGCGCTTCCCGTCTGGTCGGGAACGCCCGCGAGGGTGGTCAGCGCGCCCCCGGGCTTGAAGCGGCACAGCGAGGATCCCACGAAGAAATAGACATTCCCGGAGGGCCCCATGGTCATGTACGACGGGCCTCCCTGGGGCAGAGAGGGGAGCGGCGTCGACACCAGGCCCTGGGCCGAGAGCATGCGGATGGCCCGGTTCCCGTAGTCGGCGATGAGCAGGTTGCCGGAGGGGTCCGCCACCACGGCCGAGGTGTAGCTGAACCTGGCGAAGGCCGCGGGCCCATCGACGACGGGTGCATTGGGGATGCTCGCCAGCAGGCTGGTGGCACCGGCGGTCGCCGGGAAGACCGTCAGCGTGCA harbors:
- a CDS encoding phosphatase PAP2 family protein, whose amino-acid sequence is MSSVRLCSLLLSSSWLWAEVPIPSQGAPIPTNPAPKAPESAMATPAMGSSSDPDRFSNLPRLLLDDAGHVVSAPARWDRSDWVAVGAGTAAVVGVGLLLDRSTDRFMTNHANASWDRAAKNVQKFGGTPSVLIAGGTYLAGVAFKDPEVRATGIDTMVTMGLAQLLLTIPLKTVAGRSRPNEGKGTHDFHPLNGGASFPSGHTTQAFALASVISEHADRPWVSGLSYGLAGLVGLSRVEQRQHFLSDVVAGGLIGTFVGKAVVAHNQALRADARRKVSMSFSPIFQPGGYGVSVAMVF
- a CDS encoding diacylglycerol kinase, with the protein product MKNQPFPKRFSYSLQGIRTAWQLEASFRFQSLMALAAVVLLIALRPPAIWWALLLLNCGLVLAAELFNTALEHALDHLHPEIHPAIKISKDCAAGAVLVFSLTAVGTFLAFVWSMAVRTPWPR
- a CDS encoding glutamate ligase domain-containing protein gives rise to the protein MPDPVAAARYHALLLAGLARAGAPAPEPGARILVVDTARQRLGLLEGGRLSFEAVISTAKNGLGCEENSYRTPTGWHRIHARVGAGAESGAVFRSRVATGEVWRGEPRDEDLILTRVLTLDGLEEGWNRGPGRDSLARFIYLHGTNQESQLGSPVSHGCVRLANAEVADLFERVAEGDLVLISGDSPGDDLAGDLGGGLGLGRLHFAGVAGSGMSALAQFVALKGGRASGSDRSFDRHQRPEARAQLEALGVAIHPQDGSGLEGDCAALVVSTAVEEEVPDLVAARRLGVPVIHRSELLAHLVARYRTVAVTGTSGKSTTVAMIFEILRGAGRDPSVVTGGELVALQREGRWGNAWAGASDLLVIEADESDGSVVRYHAAVGVILNLQRDHKEMGAVAEMFHAFRAQVRETAVVGESENLRGFAGGGTVFGFGSGAGFRGEALRLAPEGSCFSVQGVPFRLPVPGRHNAENALAALAACHALGVPLAAMVEPLARFQGVARRFQVLGTRRGVTVVDDFGHNPAKVAASIRAAHLRVGAAGGRVLAVFQPHGYGPLKFLRADFVESFAAELAPGDRLWFLEVFYAGGTAARDISSAEVVADLAARGVAAEHAPTREWLVDRLVAEAGPGDLILVMGARDPSLTDLAFTLLQGLSERELEDEFEGPPL
- the mazG gene encoding nucleoside triphosphate pyrophosphohydrolase is translated as MTPSTLRAVMAALRKPESGCPWDLKQDHQTLVRYLREEAAEVLDALAAHRPGDAATEVHLCEELGDLWLQIAFHAQLAADRGAWDLHEVERAVVEKLVRRHPHVFAEVEVAGAEEVLTNWAAIKREEKGLGPESEPRLLEGIPASMSPMDEALEIGRRCAKVGFEWPDLEGVLDKVKEEVAELQAESDPVRVEEEFGDVLFSLMQWARKKGVDPDAALRRQMIRFKGRFESVEDDARAAGGWDHRDLDQMEAAWQAAKRKAKP